The Meriones unguiculatus strain TT.TT164.6M chromosome 1, Bangor_MerUng_6.1, whole genome shotgun sequence genome has a segment encoding these proteins:
- the Lto1 gene encoding protein LTO1 homolog isoform X2 yields the protein MAGLRGPGESRDSAVTVEQDMFDAVVMADERFHGEGFQEGYEEGSSLGILEGRQYGTVHGAQIGSEIGCYWGFALAWKCLLHGGAGDKDRKMKAVEALVTLLQHFPYDDPTYEKLHEDLDRIRGKFRQLCSLLNVQPDFKVSTGGSGLAF from the exons ATGGCAGGATTGCGAGGGCCCGGGGAGAGCCGGGATAGCGCCGTGACCGTGGAGCAGGACATGTTCGACGCCGTCGTGATGGCTGATGAGAG ATTCCATGGGGAGGGATTTCAGGAAGGCTATGAAGAAGGCAGTAGCTTGGGAATCCTTGAAGGAAGGCAGTACGGCACGGTGCATGGAGCCCAGATTGGATCTGAG ATTGGGTGCTACTGGGGTTTTGCTCTTGCATGGAAATGTCTCCTACATGGTGGCGCTGGTGACAAAGACAG GAAGATGAAGGCGGTGGAGGCGCTGGTCACCCTGCTCCAGCACTTCCCCTATGATGACCCCACTTACGAGAAGCTCCATGAAGACCTGGACAGAATCAGAGGGAAGTTCCGGCAG CTGTGCTCACTGCTCAACGTGCAGCCAGACTTCAAGGTGAGCACAGGAGGCTCTGGACTGGCATTCTGA
- the Lto1 gene encoding protein LTO1 homolog isoform X1, with the protein MAGLRGPGESRDSAVTVEQDMFDAVVMADERFHGEGFQEGYEEGSSLGILEGRQYGTVHGAQIGSEIGCYWGFALAWKCLLHGGAGDKDSRKMKAVEALVTLLQHFPYDDPTYEKLHEDLDRIRGKFRQLCSLLNVQPDFKVSTGGSGLAF; encoded by the exons ATGGCAGGATTGCGAGGGCCCGGGGAGAGCCGGGATAGCGCCGTGACCGTGGAGCAGGACATGTTCGACGCCGTCGTGATGGCTGATGAGAG ATTCCATGGGGAGGGATTTCAGGAAGGCTATGAAGAAGGCAGTAGCTTGGGAATCCTTGAAGGAAGGCAGTACGGCACGGTGCATGGAGCCCAGATTGGATCTGAG ATTGGGTGCTACTGGGGTTTTGCTCTTGCATGGAAATGTCTCCTACATGGTGGCGCTGGTGACAAAGACAG CAGGAAGATGAAGGCGGTGGAGGCGCTGGTCACCCTGCTCCAGCACTTCCCCTATGATGACCCCACTTACGAGAAGCTCCATGAAGACCTGGACAGAATCAGAGGGAAGTTCCGGCAG CTGTGCTCACTGCTCAACGTGCAGCCAGACTTCAAGGTGAGCACAGGAGGCTCTGGACTGGCATTCTGA